In the genome of Planctomyces sp. SH-PL62, the window GCCGGCCGCGCCTTCCAGTACATGGGTCTGACCCCCGGCACGCCGCTGTCGGAGATCCCGATCGACGTGGTCTTCATCGGCTCGTGCACCAACGGCCGGATCGAGGACCTCCGGGCCGCGGCCCAGGTCATGAAGGGCCGGAAGGTCGCGCCGGGCGTCCGCACGCTCGTCGTGCCGGGGAGCGAACAGGTCCGCAGCCAGGCCCACGCCGAAGGGCTCGACCGCGTGTTCGAGGAAGCCGGCGCCGAGTGGCGGCAGGCCGGTTGCAGCATGTGCCTGGCCATGAACCCGGACCGGCTCCAGCCGGGACAGCGGGCCGCCAGCACCAGCAACCGGAACTTCGAAGGCCGACAGGGGCCCGGCGGGCGGACCCACCTCGTCAGCCCGTCGATGGCCGCCGCCGCCGCCGTCACCGGCCGTTTCGTCGACGTCCGCCGGCTGCTCGACCGCTGAAGTCGTCCCAAGTCGCTGCTCGCATGGCCTGAAACACGAACGATCGAACGAGAGACGAGATCCCCATGAAGCCGTTCACCGTCCATCGGGGCAAGGTCGCCGTCCTGGACTGGACCGACGTCAACACCGACCTGATCATCCCCGCGCGCTACCTCAAGCGGATCGAGCGCATCGGCTACGGCCCGCTGCTGTTCGCCGACAAGCGCTACGCCCCCGGCGGGGCGCCGCCGATCGACGAGCCCGAGAAGCACGGGCCGCTCGATCCCGACTTCCCGCTCAACCGTCCCGAGCAGCAGGGGGCGTCGGTCCTCGTCGTCGGCCGCAACTTCGGCTGCGGCTCCAGCCGCGAGCACGCCGTCTGGGCGGTCGCGCAAGGGGGCTACTCGGTCGTCATCGCCCCCGGCAAGGACGAGGGCTTCGCCGACATCTTCGAGGGCAACGCCCTGAACAACGGCCTGCTCGCCGTCGAGGTCCCCCAGGCCGACTGGGACCGCATCGTCGAGCTCGCCGGGACGGGGGGCGCGGAGGCCGTCGTCGACCTCCACTCGCTGACCATCACCGTCCAGAAGGGCGGGGCGACCGTCGAGGTCCCCTTCTTCATCCCCGAGACCCGTCGCGAGCGCCTGCTCCAGGGCCTCGACGCGATCTCTGAGACGCTTTTGCTCGAGAAGGACATCGCCCGCTACGAACAGACCAGCCCTGCGTGGCTCAAGCCGGTTTCGGCCTGACCGGCTCGTCACCGGCCGGTCGCCCAGGCCGGAACGTGTGCCCCTTGAAGACGCGAAACAGGTAGATCAGCGAGGGGATGAGGATCAACGATCCGCATCCCAGCGCGATCAGCAGCAACTTCTGGACGATCGGCGGCGCGGCCCCGTGGGCGACGTCGATGTCGGGGGGGACGAGGTACGGGAACTGCGCCGTGCCCGCCCCCCAGAGAATCAGGGCCGACTGAAACATCGCCGCGAGCCGGGCCGCGGAGTACCACCGCAGCCACAAGGCGGCGATGGCCATGATCGCGAACGCGCCCGTCGCATACCTCACGGACGCCCCCCACGAGGATCGACTCAGCCCCGCGAAGACCAGCGGCGCTTCTGTCCTCGCGAGCAGGTACACGACCCACGCCACCCCTCCCAGCGTGATCGCCGACGCCAGCGCCTTGAAGCGGAAAGCCTCCTGCAAGCCGGAGTCCGACGTCTCCAGCGTCAGGTAGACCGCGGCCAGATAGGCGAAAAGGTTCAGCGCGAAGAGCCCGACGGCGATCGGGAACGGCCGGAGCCAGGTCGAGAACAGCGGGATCGCCCCGTCGGCCATCATGGCGCGCCCCGGCTCGCCCGTGGCGATCGCCCCGATGACGGCGCCCAGCAAGACGGGCGTCACCACGCTGGGAATTGAGAACACCCGGTTCCAGCGCTTCCTGGCCGCCTCGGTCGCATCGTAGCTGCGGAACGTGAAGGCCGAGCCTCGCAGCACGATCCCGATCAGCAGCAGCGACAAGGGGACGTGCAGGGTCGTCATGACGGCCGCGAACGCCGTGGGGAATCCGGTGAACAGGAGCACGACCACCACGATCAACCAGACGTGGTTCGCCTCCCACACCGGCCCGATCGCCCCGGCGATCAACTCGCGCTGGTCCTCCGCGCGAGGTCCCCGCGCGAGGAGGTCCCAGACCCCCGCGCCGTAATCGGCGCCGCCCAGCAGGGCGTACGCGATGAGTGAGATCAACATCGCCGCCGCGACGCCCTCGGCGGGCGTCAACATGGTCAGGAAGGCCATCAGTGCGATTCCTTGGTCAAGGCCCGGGCGAGCTCGCCCGCGCGGGGACTGCTCCGGAACTGGTGCAGCAACAGCAGGACCACGATCACGCCGAGCCCGGCGTACAGGGCGGTGTACACCGTAAGCGAGATCCAGAGGCCGGGGACGGTCGTCACGGCGTCGGTCGTCCGCATGACGTTCTGAATGATCCAGGGCTGACGTCCGACCTCCGTCACCGTCCAGCCGGCCTCGATGGCGATCATACCCAGCGGGCTGACCATCGCCGCCGCCCAGAGGAACGCCGTCCCCGTCGGGGCCTTTCGCGTCCGCCACCAGGAGATCGCGCCCCAGAGGGAAACGGCCGCCATCGCCATCCCGCAGGCCACCATCAGCTGGAACGCCAGGTGGACCACCACGACCGGCGGGTGAACGTCGGCCGGGAACGCGTCGAGCCCCTTCACCTCGGCGTTCGGGTCGTTGTAGGCCAGGATGCTCAGCGCGGCGGGAATCTCCAGGGCGTATCGCGTTACGCCCGCCTTCGGATCCGGCAGCCCGCCGATCCGCAGCGGCGCCCGCCGCTCCGTCGCGAACTGGCCCTCCATCGCCGCCAGCTTGATCGGCTGCGTCTCGGCCACGACGTGCGCCGCGTAGTGACCGACCAGGGGCTGGAGCAGCGAGGCCGCCCCGCCGACCAGCAGGGCGATCCCCATCGCCCGACGGTGGAACGGATTCTCGCGGTCCTTCAGGAGCAGGATCGCATGGACCCCGGCCACCAGCAGGCCGGTCGCGGCGTACGCCGCCAGGGTCATGTGCATCGCCTCGGAGAGCACGGAGGGGCTCAGCAGGGCCGCGATCGGATCCACGTCCACCGCCTGGCCGTCGACCAGCCGGAACCCGGCCGGCGTGTTCATCCAGGCGTTCACCGACAGCACCAGCATCCCCGAGAGCGCGCCGCTCGCCGCCACGACGGCCCCCGCGAGCCAGTGGGCCAGCGGAGGGACCCGGTCCCAACCGTAGATGTAGACGCCCAGGAAGATGGCCTCCGTGAAAAACGCGAAGCCCTCCAGCCCGAACCCCACCCCGATGATCGGGCCGGCGAACTTCATGAACTCCGGCCAGAGGAGGCCCAGCTCGAACGAGAGCACAGTTCCCGACACCGCACCGACTGCGAAGAGGATCGCCGCCCCCTTCGCCCAGCGCTGGGCGAGCACTCGATAGACCGGATTACGGGTCCGCAACCAGCACGCTTCTGAGATGGTCATCATCAACGGCAAGGCGATCCCGATCGCCGCGAAGATGATGTGGAATCCGAGCGACATCGCCATCTGGAGGCGGGCGGCCATCAGGTTCGTCATGTCACGGTGAATCTCAAAAGGACGCTACGGTGGGTCTTTACCCGGGGCAGCTCGAAATCGGGTGGTCCCAGAGGAGGACTCGCCTGTTTCGTCGGTCTTTTCCATTGTAACAGTCTCAACTCCATTTTGAATAGCGACCTGATACCGGGCAGCGGCCGGGAGATCTCCCCCGACGAATGTTGACTTTGATGCGCAAGTTACTTATCATTGCCTCGGTTCGAACGCTTTTCCGGAGTCTCGACGAGCCATGGCTACGGTGACGGAATCATTTTCGGCGGAACAACTTGCGGAATCCAACGCGGCCCTCGCCGGAGCTACTCCGGTGGAGATCCTGAGTTGGGGGGTGGAACGCTTCGGGTCGCGGCTGACGATGGCCACGGCGTTCGGACCCGAAGGCTGTATCCTGATCCATATGCTGGCGGGGATCGGGGCTGGGACCCGGCTTTTCAATCTCGACACCGGCTATCAGTTCCCGGAGACGCTGGCGCTCCGCGAGCAGCTGATGGAACGATACGGACTCGAGATCGAGCTGGTGGGTGCCGAGAAGACGGTGGCCGAGTACGAACGCGAGCACGGCGGTCCGTTGTACGTCAAGAATTCCGACCAGTGCTGCCATGATCGGAAGATCGTGCCGCTGCGTCGCGCCCTCGCGGGATACGAGGCCTGGATCACGGCGATTCGGGCCGATCAGTCCGCACACCGGGCCCAGGCGAAGATCGTCGGCTGGGACGCCAAGTTCGGGCTGGTGAAGCTCAACCCGCTGTTGAAGTGGACGCGACGCGACGTCTGGGCGTTCATCGTGGCCAACAAGATCCCATACAACCCGCTGCACGATCGGGGTTATCCCTCGGTCGGCTGCTTCCCGTGCACAAGGTCCGTGACCGCCGGAGACGACGAGCGCGCCGGTCGTTGGGCGGGCCAGGCCAAGACCGAATGCGGCCTGCACTCGCTCGACAGCAGCCAGCTCTGACAGTGCTTCGAGGCATCGACCGCCGCGCGATTTCGAGGTCCCGGGTCCGATGAAGGTCTCCGCCAAAGCCGAGTATGCCTGTTTGGCGCTCCTGGCGCTCGCCCAGCAGGGGCCGAACGCCCCTCCGCTGCGGATCCGGGACATCTCGGAGGCCCACGGCATCCCCGAGCGTTATCTCGTGCAGATCCTCTTGCACCTCAAGGGGGGGGGCCTGGTCGTCAGCACGCGGGGGGCCTCCGGCGGCTACCAGCTGGCTCGCCCCCCTGAGGACATCTCGGTCCGAGAGGTCCTCACGGCCGTCGACGGGCCCGACGACACGACCCGCGAGTCTCCCTCGACCGACCGCCGCGCCGCCCAGATCCTCAGCCTCCTCTGGGACCGCGTACGCGAGGCCGAACGGGCCGTGCTCGATCAGACCACCGTGGCGGAACTCGTCGCTCAGGCCACGCCGCACGAGTGGACGATCTGACGTCCCAACCGCCCCTTTCCCGCCCCACCGAAGGGAGACCTTGAGATTAGCGCCGCGACCGGCTCGAAAGGGACTTTGAACTCACCGTACGGCGGCCCCCTGGTCGATCTGCTGGTCGATGAAGCCCGAGCCTCGGAAATGAAGGCCGCCGCCAAGGACCACGCCGACGTCACGCTGGACGAGCGAGGCGTCTGCGACCTCGAACTCCTGAGCGTGGGCGGGTTCTCACCCCTGAAGAGCTTCCTGGGCAAGGCCGATTACGAGCGCGTCGTGCAGGAGCAGCGGCTCGCCGACGGCACCCTCTGGCCGTTGCCGGTCGTCCTCCCCGTGACGCCGGGCGAAGGCGCCGCCGAGGGGAAGACCCTGGCCCTCCGCGACGTCTACGGCAACCTGCTCGCCTTCCTCCACGTCGAGGAGATCTACAGGGCCGACAAGCAGGCCGAGGCGCGGCACGCCTACGGTACGCTCGACAGGACGCACCCGGCCGTCGCCTACCTCGACCGCGTCTCCGACCACTACGCCGCCGGCCGACTCGAGGTCGTCCGCACCCCTCCCCACTACGACTTCGTCGACCTCCGCCGGACCCCCGCCGAGCTTCGCGAGCGCTTCCGGTCGCTGGGGTGGTCGCGGATCGTCGCCTTCCAGGCTCGCGGCCCGCTGCATCGCGCTCAGGAAGAACTGACCAGGCGGGCGGCCGAGCAGATCGGCGGCGGGCTGTTGATCCACCCGATCGTCGGCGTGACGAAGCCGGGCGACGTGGACCATTACACCCGCGTCCGCTGCTATCGCGCCCTGGTCGACAACGATTACGAGCCGGGGACCGTGGTCCTCAGCCTGCTGCCGCTGGCCACCCGGTTGGCCGGCCCGCGCGAGGTCTTGCTGCAGGCGATCATCGCCCGGAACTACGGCTGCACCGACTTCCTCGTCGGCCCCGATCGGGACTCGGGCGGTCAGACCTTCTACGAGCCTGACGCCGCCCAGGAGGCGATGGCGAAGTACAAGGACGAGATCGGCGTCGGGCTGCTCGACCTCCCGCCCATGGTCTACCTGCCTGACGAGGATCGCTACGAGTCCATCGACCTGGTGCCGAAGGGGATCGCGACGGCCGACATCTCGGACGTCCAGGTGCGCGACGACTACCTCGCCCGGGGCCTGCGACTTCCCGAGTGGTTCACCCGCCCGGCCGTCGCCGAGATTCTCAACGAGACCCACCCCCCCCGCTTCCGCCAGGGCCTGACCATCTGGTTCACGGGGCTCTCCGGCTCGGGGAAAAGCACGGTCGCCCAGGCTCTCGTCGAACGCCTGGCCGAGTACGGCCGGAACTGCTCGTTCCTGGACGGCGACGAGATCCGCACCCACCTGTCGAAGGGGCTCAGCTTCAGCAAGGAAGACCGCGACGTCAACATCCGCCGCGTCGGCTACGTCGCCGGCCTGATCGCGCAGCATGGCGGCACCACGCTCTGCTCCGTCATCAGCCCGTACAGGGCCGTCCGCGACGAGGCCCGCCAGATGTCCCGGGGGAACTTCGTCGAGGTCCACTGCTCGACCCCCGTCGACGTCTGCGAGCAGCGCGACGTGAAAGGGCTCTACTCCAGGGCCCGAGCCGCCGTCGCGGACGGCAAGGGCCTGGGCTTCACCGGCGTCGACGACCCGTACGAAGCCCCCGAGAACGCCGAGGTCACCCTCGACACCAGCAAGCTCGGCGTTTCCGAATGCGTCGATGCGATCGTCGAGAAGCTTCTCGCCCTGGGCTACATCCTGACCCACGGTCACATCAACGTCTGATCGCGGGACTTGCCCAGCCTCCCGACGTTCAACGCCCGCCCTGGGT includes:
- a CDS encoding RrF2 family transcriptional regulator, which codes for MKVSAKAEYACLALLALAQQGPNAPPLRIRDISEAHGIPERYLVQILLHLKGGGLVVSTRGASGGYQLARPPEDISVREVLTAVDGPDDTTRESPSTDRRAAQILSLLWDRVREAERAVLDQTTVAELVAQATPHEWTI
- a CDS encoding phosphoadenylyl-sulfate reductase, with product MATVTESFSAEQLAESNAALAGATPVEILSWGVERFGSRLTMATAFGPEGCILIHMLAGIGAGTRLFNLDTGYQFPETLALREQLMERYGLEIELVGAEKTVAEYEREHGGPLYVKNSDQCCHDRKIVPLRRALAGYEAWITAIRADQSAHRAQAKIVGWDAKFGLVKLNPLLKWTRRDVWAFIVANKIPYNPLHDRGYPSVGCFPCTRSVTAGDDERAGRWAGQAKTECGLHSLDSSQL
- a CDS encoding cytochrome d ubiquinol oxidase subunit II; amino-acid sequence: MAFLTMLTPAEGVAAAMLISLIAYALLGGADYGAGVWDLLARGPRAEDQRELIAGAIGPVWEANHVWLIVVVVLLFTGFPTAFAAVMTTLHVPLSLLLIGIVLRGSAFTFRSYDATEAARKRWNRVFSIPSVVTPVLLGAVIGAIATGEPGRAMMADGAIPLFSTWLRPFPIAVGLFALNLFAYLAAVYLTLETSDSGLQEAFRFKALASAITLGGVAWVVYLLARTEAPLVFAGLSRSSWGASVRYATGAFAIMAIAALWLRWYSAARLAAMFQSALILWGAGTAQFPYLVPPDIDVAHGAAPPIVQKLLLIALGCGSLILIPSLIYLFRVFKGHTFRPGRPAGDEPVRPKPA
- a CDS encoding bifunctional sulfate adenylyltransferase/adenylylsulfate kinase, translating into MNSPYGGPLVDLLVDEARASEMKAAAKDHADVTLDERGVCDLELLSVGGFSPLKSFLGKADYERVVQEQRLADGTLWPLPVVLPVTPGEGAAEGKTLALRDVYGNLLAFLHVEEIYRADKQAEARHAYGTLDRTHPAVAYLDRVSDHYAAGRLEVVRTPPHYDFVDLRRTPAELRERFRSLGWSRIVAFQARGPLHRAQEELTRRAAEQIGGGLLIHPIVGVTKPGDVDHYTRVRCYRALVDNDYEPGTVVLSLLPLATRLAGPREVLLQAIIARNYGCTDFLVGPDRDSGGQTFYEPDAAQEAMAKYKDEIGVGLLDLPPMVYLPDEDRYESIDLVPKGIATADISDVQVRDDYLARGLRLPEWFTRPAVAEILNETHPPRFRQGLTIWFTGLSGSGKSTVAQALVERLAEYGRNCSFLDGDEIRTHLSKGLSFSKEDRDVNIRRVGYVAGLIAQHGGTTLCSVISPYRAVRDEARQMSRGNFVEVHCSTPVDVCEQRDVKGLYSRARAAVADGKGLGFTGVDDPYEAPENAEVTLDTSKLGVSECVDAIVEKLLALGYILTHGHINV
- a CDS encoding cytochrome ubiquinol oxidase subunit I, which translates into the protein MTNLMAARLQMAMSLGFHIIFAAIGIALPLMMTISEACWLRTRNPVYRVLAQRWAKGAAILFAVGAVSGTVLSFELGLLWPEFMKFAGPIIGVGFGLEGFAFFTEAIFLGVYIYGWDRVPPLAHWLAGAVVAASGALSGMLVLSVNAWMNTPAGFRLVDGQAVDVDPIAALLSPSVLSEAMHMTLAAYAATGLLVAGVHAILLLKDRENPFHRRAMGIALLVGGAASLLQPLVGHYAAHVVAETQPIKLAAMEGQFATERRAPLRIGGLPDPKAGVTRYALEIPAALSILAYNDPNAEVKGLDAFPADVHPPVVVVHLAFQLMVACGMAMAAVSLWGAISWWRTRKAPTGTAFLWAAAMVSPLGMIAIEAGWTVTEVGRQPWIIQNVMRTTDAVTTVPGLWISLTVYTALYAGLGVIVVLLLLHQFRSSPRAGELARALTKESH
- the leuD gene encoding 3-isopropylmalate dehydratase small subunit, with the protein product MKPFTVHRGKVAVLDWTDVNTDLIIPARYLKRIERIGYGPLLFADKRYAPGGAPPIDEPEKHGPLDPDFPLNRPEQQGASVLVVGRNFGCGSSREHAVWAVAQGGYSVVIAPGKDEGFADIFEGNALNNGLLAVEVPQADWDRIVELAGTGGAEAVVDLHSLTITVQKGGATVEVPFFIPETRRERLLQGLDAISETLLLEKDIARYEQTSPAWLKPVSA